In Halalkalibaculum roseum, a single window of DNA contains:
- a CDS encoding OmpA family protein, translating to MKRALNLLLVTFLLVGGSAIQYGCGSSEPVQTEAVDTDGDGLTDAQEADLGTDPNNADTDGDGLTDGAEVNNYGTDPLKADTDGDGLNDGAEVNSHNTDPLNADTDGDGLTDGEEVNQYRTDPNNADSDGDGLNDYEEINEYNTDPNNSDSDGDGISDGQEIQDGTDPNDPNDPPRLKEGDLGTITFAFDKSDIRDEAARILTENVRKLTNAPSFNVRIDAYTDHVGGDQYNLRLSQRRAASVVDFYTNNGVSSDRIESRGLGKAPVPCMDQTPEKGCEKNRRAESHPVKGGM from the coding sequence ATGAAAAGAGCTCTTAATTTATTACTGGTAACCTTCTTGCTCGTTGGCGGTTCTGCCATTCAGTACGGATGCGGTTCTAGCGAACCGGTTCAGACTGAAGCGGTTGATACCGATGGCGACGGCCTGACTGATGCGCAGGAAGCCGATCTCGGAACAGATCCAAATAATGCAGACACCGATGGTGATGGCCTTACGGACGGTGCCGAAGTTAACAACTATGGAACCGATCCTCTTAAAGCCGACACCGACGGTGACGGACTTAATGACGGCGCAGAAGTTAACTCCCACAATACCGATCCATTGAATGCCGATACCGATGGTGACGGACTAACTGACGGCGAAGAGGTTAACCAATATCGTACCGATCCAAACAATGCCGATTCTGATGGAGACGGACTCAATGACTATGAAGAGATCAATGAGTACAACACCGATCCAAATAACTCTGATTCTGACGGAGACGGTATTTCCGACGGACAAGAGATTCAGGACGGAACCGATCCTAATGATCCAAACGATCCTCCACGACTGAAAGAAGGAGATCTCGGTACCATTACCTTCGCTTTTGATAAGTCAGATATCCGAGACGAAGCAGCTCGAATTCTTACAGAGAACGTACGCAAGCTGACCAACGCACCAAGCTTCAATGTTCGCATTGATGCTTACACTGACCACGTAGGTGGCGATCAGTACAACCTGCGACTCAGCCAGCGTCGTGCCGCTTCTGTTGTTGACTTCTATACCAACAATGGAGTATCCAGCGATCGCATTGAATCCAGAGGATTAGGTAAAGCTCCTGTTCCTTGCATGGATCAAACTCCAGAGAAAGGTTGCGAGAAAAACCGTAGAGCAGAATCACATCCTGTGAAAGGCGGAATGTAA
- a CDS encoding YpdA family putative bacillithiol disulfide reductase — protein sequence MVIIIGAGPIGLATAIALKQKGIKSKIIERGCVVNSIFHYPKDMTFFSTSERLEIGGVPFISHGPKPTRREALEYYRRAAESYNLDIHVYEEVQDVKGSDGNFTVVTDKGSYEADKVVVSTGFYDIAKKMNIPGEDLDKVTHYYDEAHPYAWQNVLVIGGGNSAVDAALETYRTNANVTLAVRYPQIKESVKYWVKPDIENRIKKNEITAYFNTEVKEIKPKEVVLGTPDGEVTIANDFVLAMTGYKPNFSLMKKFGIELTDDEKKMPVFDEQTLETNRKGVYVAGVVCGGMDTSSLFIENTRVHAEHIANDIMEH from the coding sequence ATGGTCATCATCATAGGTGCCGGTCCAATCGGGCTCGCCACTGCAATTGCTCTCAAACAGAAAGGAATAAAATCCAAAATCATTGAACGGGGATGTGTGGTCAACAGCATCTTCCATTACCCGAAAGACATGACCTTTTTCTCTACCTCCGAACGATTGGAAATTGGAGGAGTGCCCTTTATATCGCATGGGCCTAAGCCAACACGCCGGGAAGCCCTGGAATATTATCGCAGGGCAGCTGAGAGTTACAATCTGGATATTCACGTCTATGAAGAGGTGCAGGATGTAAAAGGCAGCGACGGTAATTTTACCGTAGTGACTGACAAGGGTAGCTATGAAGCTGATAAAGTGGTGGTCTCCACCGGCTTTTATGACATCGCCAAGAAGATGAACATTCCCGGTGAGGACCTGGATAAGGTCACCCACTATTATGATGAAGCCCACCCCTATGCCTGGCAGAATGTGCTGGTGATTGGAGGCGGCAACTCTGCGGTGGATGCGGCCCTGGAAACTTACCGGACCAATGCCAACGTAACGCTTGCGGTACGCTACCCGCAAATTAAGGAGTCGGTTAAATACTGGGTGAAACCTGACATTGAAAACAGGATCAAGAAAAATGAGATTACCGCCTACTTCAACACGGAGGTGAAAGAGATTAAGCCCAAAGAGGTGGTTCTCGGCACTCCTGATGGCGAAGTAACTATAGCCAATGACTTTGTGCTAGCCATGACCGGCTACAAACCGAACTTCAGCCTTATGAAAAAGTTCGGTATTGAGCTGACTGACGATGAAAAGAAAATGCCGGTCTTCGATGAGCAAACCTTGGAAACCAATAGGAAAGGGGTTTATGTTGCCGGTGTGGTGTGCGGGGGCATGGATACCAGTTCACTCTTCATCGAAAACACTCGCGTGCACGCCGAGCATATTGCCAATGACATCATGGAACACTGA
- a CDS encoding GWxTD domain-containing protein, producing the protein MLQERRSVKLRFSLVLLIPVLLTVIPNTEVANAQTSSVDSLGIYINQANICWSAGESDLQLSVDLLSEVSKRDAQRFYQLATDFYYWSLRNADFSSEKETILSEFERIKPLLPDSLQKRWKELIENEDRQALQNIVGFWEINDPYVSTKENERLIEHWQRIHYARNNFTITKEPPYGTDERGVYYVRLGMPDSRTLKTLRLNLVIGPEGETFDFELGNVIQSDIEIWEYSELGDDFFLLFGERDGWGEYGLRKSPMELIPENIRVQLGASGFRNQSTMRKLSKNVAQYGVYQQLAPLHTHFSNMYSSMQTSLSAYSIGYSGTNKFIQAPFIADPLSRVQINNNLMAAPGSKTTAVTENGILSTQQEIYRFLAQDGKQQIVLALQPNPTNEHMKNKESLFLSNRISVYDKNWNLAANIEDPKKVTDSLLSVPSLYLLEEPLNEFNAFYSSELIDTTYYGVTIPGKVTQKASAIVSTTGRKKLTWPESFNKEDTLLISDIILGLEQEFDDARVPITPTLDRTFEPNTDLMVYFEAYNIPEEGYSFTYYFEKHRWLLGNKRPSDKPSVTIVNDKLNSDRNTQLFALSLSELGSGTYDLFFEFRPVGETGEDRLVRTRKIELVVD; encoded by the coding sequence ATGTTACAAGAGCGACGCTCAGTCAAGCTAAGGTTTTCGCTGGTATTACTAATACCTGTTTTACTCACAGTTATTCCTAACACTGAAGTAGCCAATGCCCAGACAAGTTCTGTAGATTCGCTGGGTATTTACATAAACCAAGCCAACATCTGTTGGTCAGCCGGGGAAAGCGACCTGCAGCTTTCTGTAGATCTCTTATCAGAAGTCAGCAAACGTGATGCCCAGCGATTTTACCAGCTGGCTACCGATTTTTATTATTGGAGCTTGAGAAACGCGGATTTTAGCAGTGAGAAAGAAACAATACTCTCTGAGTTCGAAAGGATAAAACCGTTGCTACCGGATTCCTTACAGAAGAGATGGAAGGAACTCATTGAGAATGAGGACCGACAAGCTTTACAAAATATTGTCGGATTTTGGGAGATAAATGACCCCTATGTATCAACAAAGGAAAACGAACGCCTCATAGAACATTGGCAGCGCATACATTATGCACGGAACAACTTTACCATAACTAAAGAGCCTCCCTATGGAACTGATGAACGTGGAGTATACTATGTCCGCCTGGGAATGCCTGATAGTAGAACATTAAAAACCCTGCGATTGAATTTGGTTATAGGTCCTGAGGGCGAAACATTTGATTTTGAGCTGGGAAATGTGATCCAGTCAGATATTGAAATTTGGGAGTACTCCGAGCTGGGAGATGATTTTTTCCTGCTTTTCGGTGAAAGAGATGGATGGGGAGAATATGGATTGCGCAAAAGTCCTATGGAACTGATACCGGAGAATATTAGGGTTCAGCTGGGTGCATCAGGATTTCGAAATCAAAGCACAATGCGTAAACTTTCAAAAAACGTCGCTCAATATGGCGTTTACCAGCAATTGGCCCCTCTTCATACTCATTTTAGCAATATGTATTCAAGTATGCAGACCAGTCTGAGTGCCTACAGTATCGGTTACTCAGGAACCAACAAATTTATACAGGCTCCCTTCATCGCCGATCCGCTTTCTAGGGTACAGATCAATAACAATCTGATGGCTGCACCGGGCAGCAAAACAACAGCAGTAACCGAAAATGGAATCCTGTCCACACAACAAGAGATCTATCGTTTCCTTGCCCAGGACGGGAAGCAACAGATTGTACTGGCCTTACAGCCTAACCCCACTAACGAACATATGAAGAATAAGGAATCGCTCTTTTTAAGCAACAGAATTTCGGTTTATGATAAAAATTGGAATCTCGCGGCAAATATTGAGGATCCCAAAAAAGTAACTGATTCCCTGCTTTCTGTGCCTTCACTCTATTTATTGGAAGAACCACTCAACGAGTTTAACGCTTTTTATTCTTCGGAGCTCATAGACACTACATACTACGGGGTTACCATCCCGGGAAAAGTTACCCAAAAAGCTTCGGCTATAGTATCAACCACCGGAAGAAAAAAGCTGACCTGGCCTGAATCTTTTAACAAAGAGGATACCTTGTTGATCAGTGATATTATTTTGGGACTGGAGCAGGAATTCGATGATGCCCGTGTTCCCATCACGCCCACACTTGATCGCACCTTTGAACCGAATACCGATCTGATGGTCTATTTCGAAGCTTATAATATACCTGAAGAGGGTTACTCCTTTACCTACTATTTTGAGAAACATCGCTGGTTGTTGGGTAATAAACGTCCAAGCGACAAACCCAGCGTAACAATCGTCAATGATAAGTTGAATAGCGATCGCAACACTCAACTATTTGCTTTATCCTTGTCAGAACTGGGCAGCGGTACTTACGATCTCTTTTTTGAATTCCGACCCGTCGGTGAAACAGGAGAAGACCGGCTTGTCAGAACCCGCAAAATTGAGTTGGTTGTCGATTAA
- a CDS encoding YheT family hydrolase produces the protein MILTSSLHDIPAFRSPSWCMNGHVHTIACSFLDGVHPPYQKRVEITTPDDDFLEIDVIDQENDNPVIALFHGLEGSTERYYMTELAADLKEVGFSVAALNFRSCGSRLNRQPRFYHSGETKDYATFFKWIQKTFPGKKIGAAGFSLGANALLKSLGEEMDRHPADAAVAVSVPYDLRLGSINLSQGFNRVYDYRFLRTLRRKLDEKRRQYPDLPRFTGSTLYDFDDQVTSKVHGFADAEDYYARCSARKFVSDIRKPALLIHSDQDPLCPISGMPVDKIRENPVLDYVITDEGGHVGFRSEPRGWLNYVIIEYLHKVL, from the coding sequence ATGATTTTAACCAGTAGCTTGCACGATATTCCTGCGTTTCGTTCGCCTTCGTGGTGTATGAATGGACATGTGCATACCATTGCCTGCTCCTTTCTGGACGGCGTGCATCCTCCCTATCAAAAACGGGTGGAAATAACTACTCCTGATGACGACTTCCTGGAAATTGATGTCATTGACCAGGAGAATGACAACCCGGTTATTGCCCTCTTTCACGGACTGGAAGGATCCACGGAACGCTACTACATGACCGAGCTGGCTGCAGACCTGAAGGAAGTGGGGTTCTCGGTAGCAGCCCTGAACTTCCGAAGCTGCGGTTCCAGGCTGAACCGACAACCTCGCTTTTACCACTCCGGGGAAACCAAAGACTATGCTACCTTCTTTAAGTGGATTCAGAAAACTTTTCCGGGAAAGAAGATCGGTGCAGCCGGTTTCTCTCTGGGGGCGAATGCCCTGCTCAAATCGCTGGGTGAAGAGATGGACCGTCATCCTGCCGATGCTGCCGTTGCGGTTTCTGTACCTTATGATCTGCGTCTGGGCTCAATCAATCTATCACAGGGCTTTAACCGTGTCTATGATTACCGGTTTTTGAGAACCTTGCGAAGGAAGCTGGATGAAAAGCGCCGGCAATACCCGGATCTTCCGCGGTTTACGGGATCAACACTCTACGATTTTGACGACCAGGTCACCTCCAAAGTTCATGGATTTGCGGATGCAGAGGACTACTATGCCCGCTGCTCCGCCCGAAAATTCGTCTCAGACATCCGCAAGCCGGCCCTGCTGATACACAGTGATCAGGATCCACTTTGTCCTATTTCCGGTATGCCCGTGGATAAAATCAGGGAGAACCCGGTACTGGATTATGTGATAACAGACGAAGGCGGGCATGTCGGCTTCCGCAGCGAACCGCGAGGCTGGCTAAACTATGTGATTATTGAATATTTGCATAAAGTGCTGTAA
- a CDS encoding acyl-CoA thioesterase codes for MTNRFDETPTVSTDSSKKTVAASRVRMNELVMPNDTNPLGNLMGGRLLQWMDVCSAISSQRHCNRNVVTVSVDNVEFKSAIKLGEVVVIEAEVTRAFNSSMEVAMQVWAENMRTGERRLCTTSFYTFVSVDADGRPVPVPKIIPESDFEKERYEQAEDRRSMRLKISEQNKEAQKKSKSN; via the coding sequence ATGACCAATAGATTTGACGAAACACCGACCGTATCGACCGATTCGAGCAAGAAAACCGTAGCAGCTTCCCGTGTACGTATGAATGAGCTTGTGATGCCCAATGATACCAATCCGCTTGGCAACCTGATGGGTGGCCGCTTGCTGCAGTGGATGGACGTCTGCTCTGCCATCTCTTCCCAGCGCCACTGCAATCGGAATGTGGTGACGGTATCCGTAGATAACGTAGAGTTTAAAAGTGCTATCAAACTCGGTGAGGTGGTAGTGATTGAAGCAGAAGTGACCCGGGCTTTCAACTCCTCCATGGAGGTGGCCATGCAGGTTTGGGCAGAGAACATGCGTACAGGAGAACGGCGACTCTGCACAACCTCTTTTTACACCTTTGTGTCGGTGGATGCTGACGGACGTCCGGTACCGGTACCCAAGATTATCCCGGAAAGCGATTTTGAAAAGGAGCGATACGAACAGGCAGAAGACCGGCGCAGCATGCGACTGAAGATCTCCGAGCAGAATAAAGAGGCCCAGAAGAAGAGCAAGTCGAATTAA
- a CDS encoding Ppx/GppA phosphatase family protein — MTEQSVNGKPAKRIAALDLGTNSFHVVLVDIYPDGSFRTVDKLKEMVILAEKGMDNRLSEDAMDRGLAALKKIKILCDSQGVERILAYATSAIREAENGGEFIQRVIDEVGIKPLAISGQMEAKLIGHAVRHSVSIGNKPVLMVDIGGGSVEFIVANNVEFFYSVSKKLGVARMAARFVDHDPISKEEINKLKQHFKQELMDVAAVLKEFNVDTIIGSSGTMENIAAMIADRNSLTASMTLNELQFSAKEFKKFNKSFLKLDRTQRLKEDELEEKRVDIIAPGMVLLDYLIRTFNIEQVKISESALREGMVLHYIKNEKNNLDLELHASFSDPRRRSVYELLRKCDWHEEHSVHVSKMALKLFDELREELELPETDRELLEYATYMHDIGYYISHRKHHKHALYIIRNADLKGFKEDEIDIMANVARYHRRSTPKKRHKRYRKLDKELKDRVKKLSGILRVADGLDRSHYQNVQKMEIVNNEDDITLLITTQSDPELEIWGAMRKSYLFEEVTGKSLQIHRKEMGEVIEMTQPDPFPERKS; from the coding sequence ATGACTGAACAATCAGTTAACGGTAAGCCCGCCAAGCGCATCGCAGCCCTGGACCTAGGCACCAACTCCTTCCACGTGGTGCTGGTTGACATCTACCCCGACGGCAGTTTCCGAACGGTCGATAAGCTCAAAGAGATGGTCATTCTTGCCGAGAAAGGAATGGATAACCGGTTGAGCGAGGACGCCATGGATAGAGGGCTGGCTGCTTTAAAGAAAATCAAAATCCTTTGTGACAGCCAGGGTGTGGAGCGGATCCTGGCCTATGCTACCAGCGCCATCCGGGAGGCGGAAAACGGCGGGGAGTTCATTCAGCGTGTGATCGACGAAGTAGGCATCAAACCATTAGCCATTTCCGGGCAGATGGAGGCCAAACTCATCGGACATGCGGTTCGCCACTCGGTCTCTATAGGGAATAAACCGGTACTAATGGTAGATATTGGTGGAGGGAGCGTTGAATTTATTGTGGCCAATAATGTTGAGTTTTTCTACTCAGTCAGTAAAAAGCTGGGAGTAGCACGGATGGCCGCACGTTTCGTAGATCATGATCCCATCAGCAAGGAAGAGATCAACAAATTAAAACAGCACTTTAAACAGGAACTGATGGATGTGGCGGCAGTGCTGAAAGAGTTTAATGTCGACACCATCATCGGCTCGTCGGGTACCATGGAAAATATTGCCGCGATGATAGCCGATCGAAATTCGCTTACTGCCTCGATGACTCTAAATGAGCTGCAGTTTTCCGCTAAGGAGTTCAAGAAATTTAATAAATCCTTTCTGAAGCTCGACCGGACCCAGAGATTGAAAGAAGACGAGCTGGAAGAAAAGCGTGTGGATATTATTGCGCCCGGCATGGTACTGCTCGATTACCTGATTCGCACATTCAATATTGAACAGGTCAAGATTTCGGAGTCAGCCCTGAGAGAAGGTATGGTGCTTCACTACATTAAGAATGAAAAGAATAATCTGGACCTGGAGTTACATGCCAGTTTTTCCGATCCGCGTCGTCGAAGTGTCTATGAGCTGCTGAGAAAGTGCGACTGGCATGAAGAACATTCCGTCCATGTTTCGAAAATGGCCCTCAAACTATTTGATGAACTCAGAGAAGAGTTGGAACTCCCGGAAACGGATCGCGAGTTGCTGGAGTATGCCACCTATATGCATGATATCGGCTATTACATATCTCATAGAAAGCATCACAAGCATGCCCTGTACATCATTCGTAATGCCGACCTGAAAGGTTTTAAGGAGGATGAAATTGACATCATGGCCAATGTGGCACGATATCATAGACGTTCTACACCCAAAAAGAGACACAAGCGCTACCGCAAATTGGATAAGGAACTGAAGGACAGGGTGAAGAAACTTTCCGGCATCCTGCGTGTTGCCGACGGACTCGACCGCAGCCACTATCAGAATGTGCAGAAGATGGAAATAGTGAATAATGAGGATGATATCACGCTGCTCATCACCACGCAGAGTGATCCGGAACTGGAAATCTGGGGTGCCATGCGGAAAAGCTATCTATTTGAAGAGGTGACCGGCAAGAGCCTGCAAATACATCGCAAAGAGATGGGAGAAGTTATTGAGATGACACAGCCGGATCCATTTCCGGAGCGGAAATCCTGA
- a CDS encoding PQQ-dependent sugar dehydrogenase: MRLLIITIALSLLIGCSGSDQPTDPNGNNPPPGSVTYQTEDAFPNLSFSQPLYITDAGDGSARLFVVEQSGTIRVFDNDASTTSTSIFLDISGRISSGGERGLLGLAFHPNYENNGLFYVNYTDGNGDTIISRFEVSSNPDQADPNSETLILQYDQPYSNHNGGHLAFGPDGYLYIASGDGGSGGDPDNNGQDPSTLLGNILRIDVDGSQNGNNYAIPGNNPFVGNNQGYREEVFAYGLRNPWRFSFDSDNGRLFAADVGQNQYEEIDLIESGNNYGWNIMEGAHCYNSSSCDQSGLTLPIWEYDHSEGQSITGGYVYRGSSLSGLTGLYIYGDFSSGRIWALDISDIDNPSNSELLDTDLNISSFGTDADNELYICSFDGNVYKLVEE, encoded by the coding sequence ATGCGCCTGCTAATTATTACTATAGCACTGTCATTACTTATCGGCTGCTCAGGCTCCGATCAACCCACCGATCCGAATGGGAATAATCCCCCACCCGGTTCCGTAACCTATCAGACCGAAGATGCTTTCCCGAATCTCTCCTTTTCTCAACCGTTATATATAACAGATGCCGGGGATGGATCCGCCCGGCTGTTTGTAGTGGAACAAAGCGGAACGATCCGTGTCTTCGATAATGATGCTTCAACAACAAGCACGAGTATTTTTCTTGATATAAGCGGAAGAATTTCTTCGGGCGGCGAACGCGGACTGTTGGGTCTCGCCTTTCACCCAAATTATGAAAACAACGGTTTATTCTATGTAAACTATACCGATGGCAATGGGGATACCATAATCAGCAGATTTGAGGTCAGTAGTAATCCCGACCAGGCCGATCCAAATAGCGAGACTCTCATTTTGCAGTACGATCAGCCGTATAGCAATCACAATGGCGGACATTTAGCTTTCGGTCCTGACGGTTACCTGTACATTGCTTCCGGTGACGGAGGATCGGGTGGCGACCCTGATAATAATGGGCAAGATCCTTCTACACTGCTTGGTAATATTTTAAGAATTGATGTTGACGGTTCCCAAAACGGAAACAACTACGCCATTCCCGGAAACAATCCTTTTGTAGGAAACAACCAGGGCTACCGGGAAGAAGTCTTTGCCTACGGTCTGCGCAATCCATGGCGCTTTAGCTTTGACAGTGACAACGGCCGTCTCTTTGCGGCTGATGTGGGACAAAACCAGTATGAAGAGATTGACCTCATTGAAAGCGGGAACAACTATGGGTGGAATATCATGGAGGGCGCCCATTGCTATAATTCCAGTAGTTGTGACCAGTCAGGACTGACGCTCCCTATATGGGAATATGACCATAGTGAAGGCCAATCAATAACCGGCGGCTATGTCTACCGGGGTTCATCACTTAGTGGACTCACAGGGCTTTATATTTACGGCGATTTCAGTTCCGGCAGGATCTGGGCGCTGGATATTTCGGATATTGATAATCCTTCAAACAGTGAGTTGTTGGATACCGATCTGAATATCTCTTCTTTTGGAACGGATGCCGATAATGAGCTTTATATCTGCAGCTTTGATGGGAATGTTTATAAGCTTGTTGAAGAATAG
- the ggt gene encoding gamma-glutamyltransferase, which produces MKSTYLTSLFIFLLLSTLSVQAQPDRLTGETFATRSEVIGQNGMVATSQPLATQIGIQVLKNGGNAIDAAIAANAALGLMEPTGSGIGGDLFAIVWSEEDQKLYGLNASGRSPLGMSYDDLKSELEKRDRESIPAYGVLPISVPGAVDGWFELHDRLGSMPMQDILEPSINYAREGFPVSELIAYYWQIGARIHGDRPGAFREEMTIDGRGPEKGEMMRRPKLADTYQMLADQGRDAFYEGEIADKIDAFMRENGGYLRKEDFEQHTSTWVDPVSVNYRGYDVYELPPNGQGIAALQMLQLLEAYDLSSMGYGSVEALHYMTEAKKLVFEDRAKLYADMEFANVPLEKLLSEEYADERREEIGEYAGSNIRAGTSILENGDTIYLTTADKDGNMVSLIQSNYRGMGSGIVVPSLGFVFQDRGELFSMDPDHANVYEPGKRPFHTIIPAFIMKDGEPFMSFGVMGGGMQPQGHVQIVTNMIDFGMNVQEAGDAARWRHTGSTQPTDDADDYLEGDGTLSLESGYPWSVVRGLMMKGHDVAYDAGGYGGYQGIMLKDGVYYGGSESRKDGQAQGY; this is translated from the coding sequence ATGAAGTCCACGTATCTTACTTCTCTTTTCATCTTTCTTTTACTTTCCACGCTTAGTGTTCAGGCTCAGCCGGATCGCCTGACGGGCGAGACCTTTGCCACCCGTTCCGAGGTAATCGGTCAAAATGGAATGGTCGCTACCAGCCAGCCCCTGGCCACACAGATTGGGATTCAGGTATTGAAAAATGGGGGTAATGCCATCGATGCTGCCATCGCGGCCAACGCCGCACTTGGACTCATGGAACCTACCGGTTCGGGAATAGGCGGAGACCTGTTTGCCATCGTATGGTCTGAGGAAGATCAGAAGCTCTACGGGTTAAATGCCAGCGGACGTTCCCCCCTTGGCATGAGCTACGATGATCTGAAAAGCGAACTGGAAAAGAGAGATCGGGAAAGCATCCCTGCTTATGGTGTACTACCCATCTCAGTACCGGGGGCTGTTGACGGCTGGTTCGAACTTCATGACCGTCTTGGAAGCATGCCCATGCAGGACATACTCGAACCATCAATTAATTATGCCAGGGAAGGATTTCCTGTCAGTGAATTGATAGCCTATTATTGGCAGATCGGCGCCCGAATTCACGGCGACCGACCGGGTGCTTTTAGAGAGGAGATGACCATCGACGGAAGAGGTCCGGAGAAAGGAGAGATGATGAGACGTCCGAAGCTGGCCGACACCTATCAAATGCTTGCTGACCAGGGCCGGGATGCTTTTTATGAGGGCGAGATAGCCGATAAAATTGACGCTTTTATGCGTGAAAACGGGGGCTACCTGCGCAAAGAAGACTTTGAGCAACACACCTCTACGTGGGTGGATCCCGTGTCGGTAAACTATAGGGGCTACGATGTTTATGAGCTGCCTCCGAACGGACAGGGAATTGCGGCTCTGCAGATGCTGCAGCTTCTGGAAGCCTATGATCTCTCATCCATGGGCTATGGAAGCGTGGAAGCCTTGCACTACATGACCGAGGCCAAGAAACTGGTCTTTGAAGATCGCGCTAAGCTCTATGCTGATATGGAATTTGCAAATGTCCCTCTTGAGAAGTTGTTGTCAGAAGAGTATGCCGACGAACGCAGAGAAGAGATCGGTGAATATGCCGGAAGCAATATTAGGGCCGGGACATCCATACTTGAAAACGGTGACACCATTTACCTGACGACAGCTGACAAGGATGGTAACATGGTTTCGCTCATCCAGAGTAATTACAGAGGTATGGGATCCGGGATTGTGGTACCGAGCCTGGGATTTGTGTTCCAGGATCGCGGTGAACTCTTCTCTATGGATCCGGACCATGCCAATGTCTACGAACCGGGCAAGCGGCCCTTCCATACCATCATACCTGCCTTTATCATGAAAGACGGAGAACCCTTTATGAGCTTCGGAGTGATGGGCGGAGGTATGCAGCCGCAGGGACACGTGCAGATCGTAACCAATATGATTGACTTTGGAATGAACGTGCAGGAGGCCGGTGATGCGGCCCGATGGAGACATACCGGATCTACACAGCCTACTGACGATGCCGATGACTACCTTGAAGGCGACGGTACACTAAGCCTGGAGTCAGGCTATCCGTGGTCGGTAGTTCGAGGATTGATGATGAAAGGACATGACGTGGCCTATGATGCCGGCGGATACGGTGGTTACCAGGGTATCATGCTGAAGGATGGCGTGTATTATGGAGGCTCGGAATCGCGGAAGGACGGGCAGGCTCAGGGATATTAA